The Bacillus vallismortis genome window below encodes:
- a CDS encoding YqzK family protein yields the protein MGRFLKTALDALKVFILFTGFTALFYYAMIWVNQEYENYHRYDKPEGSAVKVVEMDQDEKGGWFDRLIFFYQNGE from the coding sequence ATGGGAAGATTCCTGAAAACAGCTCTCGATGCATTGAAAGTTTTCATCCTGTTTACCGGTTTTACCGCTCTGTTCTATTATGCTATGATATGGGTGAATCAAGAATATGAAAACTATCATCGGTACGATAAACCGGAAGGCTCCGCTGTAAAAGTTGTTGAAATGGATCAGGATGAAAAAGGCGGATGGTTCGACCGGTTGATCTTTTTTTACCAAAACGGGGAGTAG
- the fur gene encoding ferric iron uptake transcriptional regulator yields the protein MENRIDRIKKQLHSSSYKLTPQREATVRVLLENEEDHLSAEDVYLLVKEKSPEIGLATVYRTLELLTELKVVDKINFGDGVSRYDLRKEGAAHFHHHLVCMECGAVDEIEEDLLEDVEEIIERDWKFKIKDHRLTFHGICHRCNGTETE from the coding sequence ATGGAAAACCGTATTGATCGAATTAAGAAACAACTGCACTCATCCAGCTACAAACTTACGCCTCAGCGTGAAGCGACAGTAAGAGTGCTGCTTGAAAACGAAGAAGACCATTTAAGCGCAGAAGACGTATACCTCCTCGTAAAAGAGAAATCTCCTGAGATCGGTCTCGCAACAGTATACCGTACGCTTGAATTATTAACTGAATTAAAAGTCGTTGATAAAATTAACTTTGGAGACGGCGTGTCCCGTTACGACCTACGGAAAGAGGGCGCAGCTCACTTTCATCATCACTTGGTGTGTATGGAGTGCGGAGCCGTTGATGAAATTGAAGAAGATTTGCTTGAAGACGTGGAAGAAATCATTGAACGTGATTGGAAATTTAAGATTAAAGATCATAGATTGACGTTTCACGGCATTTGCCACCGCTGTAACGGAACAGAAACTGAATAG
- the spoIIM gene encoding stage II sporulation protein M: MRKISYKDIFLRHVKDHLSLYIFVSVLFFMGVIFGAIIVNSMTISQKEDLYYYLSQFFGQLSDGKQASSSDMFGQSIFHNVKYLGLMWILGISVIGMPIIFIMIFLKGIVVGFTVGFLVNQMGISGFFLSFVSVLPQNVLLIPAYLIMGTCAIAFSLKLIRQLFVKRSLHDAPIQWFGQYALVLLVILFLALISSLFEAYLSPVLMEKLTLRLF; encoded by the coding sequence ATGCGAAAAATTTCTTATAAGGACATCTTTCTCAGACATGTCAAAGATCATCTCTCTCTTTATATATTTGTCTCAGTCCTGTTTTTCATGGGTGTCATTTTTGGGGCGATTATTGTCAACAGCATGACCATCAGCCAGAAAGAAGATTTATATTACTATTTAAGCCAATTTTTCGGACAGCTTTCGGATGGAAAACAGGCAAGTTCATCCGATATGTTTGGGCAAAGTATCTTTCATAATGTAAAATATTTAGGGCTGATGTGGATATTGGGGATTTCCGTCATTGGGATGCCGATTATTTTCATCATGATCTTTCTGAAAGGAATTGTTGTCGGCTTTACTGTCGGATTTCTCGTCAATCAGATGGGAATCAGCGGTTTTTTCTTATCCTTTGTCTCCGTTTTGCCGCAAAATGTACTGCTAATTCCGGCTTATCTCATTATGGGCACATGTGCAATTGCGTTTTCATTAAAGTTAATCAGGCAGCTGTTCGTTAAACGAAGCCTGCATGATGCGCCGATTCAGTGGTTCGGCCAATATGCCCTCGTGCTTCTGGTCATTCTGTTTTTAGCACTGATCTCATCTCTCTTTGAAGCATATTTATCTCCTGTGTTAATGGAAAAGCTTACATTGAGACTTTTTTAA
- a CDS encoding NAD-dependent malic enzyme, with protein MIAKHMIRTLMIETPSVPGNLGRVATAIGLLGGDIGEVETVKVGPNYTMRNITVQVENEEQLQEVIAAVQGLGEGIRLHTVSDEVLSAHEGGKIQMKSKMPIRSLAELGRVYTPGVADVCRLIEKDPEKASIYTTISNSVAIVTDGTAILGLGNIGSVAGMPVMEGKAALFDQLAGISGIPILLDTSDPEEIIKTVKHISPGFNGILLEDIGSPHCFEIEDRLKEELNIPVMHDDQHGTAVVTLAAAISACRSAGVDLKEAKVGQIGLGAAGVAICRMFMAYGVKAVYGTDKSEEAMNRLEQYGGQAAASIEELMETCDIIIATTGVPGLIKPAFVRSGQVILALSNPKPEIEPEAALQAGAAYAADGRSVNNVLGFPGIFRGALNAKSKEINHDMLVAAAEAIAACTKQGDVVPQPLDSKVHHEVAAAVERAALTAVK; from the coding sequence ATGATAGCGAAACACATGATTCGGACACTGATGATTGAAACGCCTTCGGTTCCCGGAAATCTTGGAAGGGTAGCGACGGCAATCGGCCTTCTGGGCGGGGATATTGGTGAAGTGGAGACAGTAAAAGTCGGACCCAATTACACAATGCGGAATATTACCGTTCAAGTGGAGAATGAAGAACAGCTTCAGGAAGTGATCGCGGCTGTACAGGGCCTGGGAGAAGGGATCAGGCTTCACACCGTATCTGATGAAGTCCTGTCCGCACATGAAGGCGGAAAAATCCAAATGAAAAGCAAAATGCCGATCCGCTCACTGGCAGAGCTCGGGCGTGTCTATACACCAGGTGTTGCAGACGTGTGCAGGCTGATCGAAAAAGACCCCGAAAAAGCTTCTATTTATACAACAATCAGCAATTCTGTCGCGATTGTAACGGATGGAACGGCAATTCTCGGTCTTGGGAATATCGGCTCTGTGGCAGGCATGCCTGTCATGGAAGGAAAGGCTGCTTTGTTTGATCAGCTGGCGGGTATCAGCGGCATACCGATATTGCTTGATACGAGTGATCCTGAAGAGATCATCAAAACAGTAAAACATATTTCACCAGGTTTTAACGGCATCTTGCTTGAGGATATCGGCTCGCCGCATTGCTTCGAAATCGAGGACCGCCTAAAAGAGGAGCTGAACATCCCTGTTATGCACGATGATCAGCACGGTACAGCTGTTGTGACGCTGGCTGCTGCCATCTCGGCATGCAGGAGCGCGGGTGTTGACCTGAAAGAAGCGAAGGTGGGGCAAATCGGTCTGGGCGCAGCAGGCGTGGCTATCTGCCGGATGTTTATGGCCTATGGCGTAAAAGCTGTATACGGAACAGACAAATCTGAGGAAGCGATGAACCGTCTCGAACAATATGGCGGACAGGCAGCTGCCAGCATCGAGGAGCTCATGGAAACATGCGATATTATCATTGCCACAACCGGAGTTCCCGGGTTAATTAAACCAGCATTTGTACGTTCTGGCCAGGTGATTTTGGCTTTATCGAATCCGAAGCCGGAAATTGAGCCGGAGGCCGCGCTGCAGGCTGGCGCCGCATATGCAGCTGACGGGCGTTCTGTTAATAATGTGCTTGGCTTCCCGGGTATTTTCAGAGGGGCGCTCAACGCAAAAAGCAAGGAGATTAATCATGATATGCTTGTCGCTGCAGCAGAGGCCATCGCAGCCTGCACAAAGCAAGGCGATGTGGTTCCTCAGCCGCTTGACTCAAAAGTCCATCATGAGGTAGCAGCTGCGGTCGAGCGAGCAGCTCTTACAGCAGTGAAATAA
- the mleN gene encoding malate-H+/Na+-lactate antiporter MleN, producing MKDVRLPTLFEIIIVLGSFLALVMSFTVFLDLPIQLALFISWFIAMILGIRLGYSYKDMQNAILYGISNGLEAVLILVSVGALIGTWIAGGIVPTLIYYGLEFIHPSIFLLATLIICSIMSVATGTSWGTVGTAGIAMIAIGEGLGLPLPLVAGAILSGAYFGDKLSPLSDSTVLASSLAKVDVLDHVRAMLFLSVPAYVITAILFTITGFMYGGKNIDLDKVEFLKSSLQNTFDIHIWMLIPAVVVIVLLAMKKPSMPVIVIGALLGAIWAVVFQGMNPADAIATAYNGFSIKTDVEFLNGLLNRGGIVGMLGSLVVIIFGLGFGGLLEKLGVLKVIVSMFEKKLTSPGNVTISTLIVAFLANIFGCAMYVSLILTPKIMENSYDRLNLDRRVLSRNSEVGGTLTSGMVPWSDNGIYMAGILGVSTFAYLPFMWLSFVAIGLAIIYGYTGKFIWYTKNNTAKAEKLG from the coding sequence TTGAAGGATGTAAGACTGCCAACATTATTCGAAATAATTATTGTTCTAGGATCATTTTTAGCACTTGTCATGTCGTTTACAGTCTTTTTAGACTTGCCGATACAGCTTGCGCTTTTCATTTCCTGGTTTATCGCAATGATTCTCGGTATCAGACTCGGTTATTCTTATAAAGATATGCAGAATGCCATTCTGTATGGTATATCAAACGGTCTTGAAGCTGTTCTGATTCTTGTTTCAGTAGGAGCACTTATTGGAACATGGATCGCCGGAGGGATCGTACCGACTCTGATTTACTATGGTTTAGAATTTATTCATCCTAGTATCTTTTTACTTGCAACGTTAATTATTTGTTCCATTATGTCTGTAGCAACAGGTACGTCGTGGGGAACAGTCGGGACTGCCGGTATTGCCATGATCGCAATTGGAGAAGGATTAGGCCTTCCGCTTCCTCTTGTAGCGGGCGCTATTCTTTCAGGCGCTTATTTCGGGGACAAGCTGTCACCTCTTTCAGACAGCACAGTTCTCGCATCTTCACTAGCGAAAGTGGACGTCTTAGACCACGTCAGAGCCATGCTCTTTTTATCTGTGCCAGCTTATGTGATTACGGCAATCCTCTTTACAATTACCGGTTTTATGTACGGCGGGAAAAATATTGATCTTGATAAAGTTGAATTTTTGAAATCTTCTTTGCAAAATACGTTTGACATTCATATTTGGATGCTGATCCCGGCTGTTGTCGTCATCGTCTTATTGGCGATGAAAAAGCCGTCAATGCCGGTTATCGTAATTGGCGCTTTGCTTGGCGCTATCTGGGCTGTTGTTTTCCAAGGCATGAATCCAGCGGATGCGATTGCAACTGCCTACAACGGCTTCTCTATTAAAACAGATGTTGAATTCTTGAACGGCCTGTTAAATCGCGGAGGCATCGTCGGAATGCTCGGTTCCCTTGTCGTCATTATCTTTGGTCTCGGATTTGGCGGGCTGCTTGAAAAGCTTGGCGTCTTAAAAGTGATCGTCTCTATGTTTGAAAAGAAATTAACATCACCGGGCAACGTCACTATATCTACGCTGATTGTAGCATTTTTAGCGAACATCTTCGGCTGTGCGATGTATGTATCTCTTATTTTGACACCGAAGATTATGGAAAACAGTTATGATCGATTGAATCTAGACAGAAGGGTGCTATCCCGTAACTCAGAGGTGGGGGGGACATTAACTTCAGGTATGGTCCCTTGGTCTGATAACGGTATTTACATGGCTGGTATTTTAGGGGTTTCTACCTTCGCCTATCTGCCGTTTATGTGGCTCAGTTTTGTTGCAATAGGTCTTGCTATTATCTATGGTTATACAGGAAAATTTATATGGTATACGAAAAACAATACAGCTAAAGCCGAAAAACTAGGCTAA
- the aspA gene encoding aspartate ammonia-lyase: MLNGQKEYRVEKDFLGEKQIEADVYYGIQTLRASENFPITGYKIHEEMINALAIVKKAAALANMDVKRLYEGIGQAIVQAAGEILEGRWHDQFIVDPIQGGAGTSMNMNANEVIGNRALEIMGHKKGDYIHLSPNTHVNMSQSTNDVFPTAIHISTLNLLEKLLKTMEDMHSVFKQKAQEFDSVIKMGRTHLQDAVPIRLGQEFEAYSRVLERDIKRIKQSRQHLYEVNMGATAVGTGLNADPEYIKQVVKHLADISGLPLVGADHLVDATQNTDAYTEVSAALKVCMMNMSKIANDLRLMASGPRAGLAEISLPARQPGSSIMPGKVNPVMAELINQIAFQVIGNDNTICLASEAGQLELNVMEPVLVFNLLQSISIMNNGFRSFTDNCLKGIEANEKRLKQYVEKSAGVITAVNPHLGYEAAARIAREAIMTGQSVRDLCLQHDVLTEEELDTILNPYEMTKPGIAGKELLEK, translated from the coding sequence ATGTTAAACGGCCAAAAAGAATACCGTGTGGAAAAAGACTTCCTTGGGGAAAAACAAATTGAAGCGGATGTTTATTACGGAATTCAGACGCTCCGTGCTTCTGAAAACTTTCCGATTACGGGATACAAGATCCATGAAGAAATGATTAACGCGCTGGCGATCGTAAAAAAAGCTGCGGCTCTTGCCAATATGGACGTGAAACGGCTGTATGAAGGAATTGGCCAAGCTATCGTACAAGCCGCTGGCGAGATTCTGGAAGGCAGATGGCACGATCAGTTTATCGTCGATCCGATTCAGGGCGGTGCCGGAACTTCTATGAATATGAATGCAAATGAGGTGATCGGAAACCGGGCGCTCGAAATTATGGGACATAAAAAGGGCGATTATATCCATTTAAGCCCAAACACACATGTGAATATGTCACAGTCAACCAACGATGTGTTCCCGACTGCTATTCATATTTCCACGTTGAATCTTTTAGAAAAACTGTTGAAAACAATGGAAGATATGCATAGTGTGTTCAAACAAAAAGCACAGGAATTTGATTCTGTTATTAAAATGGGGCGGACACACCTTCAAGATGCTGTTCCGATTCGTCTCGGCCAGGAATTCGAAGCGTACAGCCGCGTTCTGGAGCGTGATATCAAACGAATCAAGCAATCACGCCAGCACCTGTATGAGGTCAACATGGGCGCAACTGCTGTCGGCACAGGCCTGAACGCAGATCCAGAATATATCAAACAGGTAGTGAAGCATCTTGCTGATATTAGCGGGCTTCCTCTTGTCGGCGCTGATCATCTTGTTGATGCCACACAAAATACGGATGCTTATACAGAGGTGTCAGCAGCATTAAAGGTCTGCATGATGAACATGTCTAAGATCGCAAACGATCTTCGCTTAATGGCATCAGGCCCGCGCGCCGGACTTGCGGAAATTTCTCTGCCTGCACGTCAGCCGGGGTCATCCATTATGCCGGGTAAAGTCAATCCGGTTATGGCAGAGCTGATCAACCAAATTGCGTTTCAGGTCATCGGAAACGATAATACAATCTGCCTTGCTTCAGAAGCCGGCCAGCTTGAATTGAACGTGATGGAGCCCGTGCTTGTCTTTAATTTGCTTCAATCCATCAGCATCATGAACAACGGCTTCCGTTCGTTCACTGACAATTGTTTAAAAGGCATCGAGGCCAATGAAAAACGCTTGAAACAGTACGTGGAAAAAAGCGCAGGTGTGATCACTGCAGTCAATCCGCATCTTGGATATGAAGCGGCAGCCCGAATTGCCCGGGAAGCCATTATGACAGGCCAATCAGTCCGTGATCTTTGCCTGCAGCATGATGTGCTGACAGAGGAAGAATTGGATACTATTTTAAACCCGTATGAGATGACAAAACCAGGGATTGCAGGGAAAGAACTATTAGAAAAATAA
- the ansA gene encoding asparaginase yields MKKLLMLTTGGTIASVEGENGLAPGVKADELLSYVSKLDNDYTMETQSLMNIDSTNMQPEYWVEIAQAVKENYDAYDGFVITHGTDTMAYTSAALSYMLQHANKPIVITGSQIPITFQKTDAKKNITDAIRFACEGVGGVYVVFDGRVIQGTRAIKLRTKSYDAFESINYPYIAFINEDGIEYNKQVTEPENDTFKVDTSLCTDVCLLKLHPGLKPEMFDALKSIFKGIVIESYGSGGVPFEGRDILSKVNELIESGIVVVITTQCLEEGEDMSIYEVGRRVNQDLIIRSRNMNTEAIVPKLMWALGQSSDLAVVKRIMETPIADDVVL; encoded by the coding sequence ATGAAAAAATTATTGATGTTGACAACTGGGGGAACGATTGCTTCAGTTGAAGGGGAAAATGGGCTGGCTCCCGGGGTCAAGGCTGATGAATTATTAAGTTACGTATCAAAACTTGATAACGATTACACGATGGAAACTCAGTCGCTTATGAATATAGACAGCACCAATATGCAGCCTGAATACTGGGTGGAAATAGCACAAGCTGTTAAGGAAAATTATGATGCCTATGACGGGTTTGTTATTACTCACGGTACAGATACAATGGCCTATACATCTGCCGCATTATCGTATATGCTGCAGCATGCCAATAAACCGATTGTGATCACTGGCTCGCAGATTCCAATCACGTTTCAAAAAACGGACGCCAAAAAAAATATCACAGACGCCATTCGCTTTGCCTGTGAAGGTGTGGGCGGCGTTTATGTTGTGTTTGACGGCAGAGTCATCCAAGGAACACGTGCGATCAAATTAAGAACGAAAAGCTACGACGCATTTGAAAGCATCAATTACCCATATATCGCTTTTATCAATGAAGACGGGATCGAATACAACAAACAAGTAACGGAACCTGAGAACGACACCTTTAAAGTTGATACTTCACTATGCACAGATGTATGTCTGCTGAAGCTGCATCCGGGCTTAAAACCTGAAATGTTTGATGCCTTAAAAAGCATCTTCAAAGGAATCGTCATTGAAAGTTACGGCAGCGGAGGCGTGCCGTTTGAAGGCAGAGACATTTTGTCGAAAGTGAATGAGCTGATCGAAAGCGGAATCGTCGTCGTCATCACAACTCAATGTCTGGAAGAAGGCGAAGACATGAGCATTTACGAAGTCGGCCGCAGAGTCAACCAAGATTTAATTATCCGATCCAGAAATATGAACACAGAAGCAATCGTGCCAAAATTAATGTGGGCACTCGGCCAGTCTTCGGATCTTGCTGTCGTCAAGAGAATTATGGAAACGCCGATTGCTGATGACGTTGTCCTCTAA
- the ansR gene encoding HTH-type transcriptional regulator AnsR: MNLDRLTELRKKKNWSLQYTADLLGIAKSTYAGYESGYRRPSLEALAMLADLFDTTCDELLGREKQKQTAPQTIELTTWSSLDLTISVDDKPLSEDEIIQLITFIRTKRKVQEEMS; encoded by the coding sequence ATGAATCTAGATCGTTTAACTGAATTGAGAAAAAAGAAAAATTGGTCGCTTCAATATACAGCTGACCTTCTGGGTATCGCAAAAAGCACATATGCCGGCTACGAATCAGGCTACCGGCGGCCTTCACTTGAGGCGCTTGCCATGCTGGCTGACCTCTTTGACACAACCTGCGATGAACTTTTGGGCCGCGAGAAACAAAAGCAAACTGCTCCTCAGACCATTGAGTTGACCACGTGGAGCAGCCTTGACTTGACTATTTCTGTTGATGACAAGCCGCTGAGTGAAGACGAAATCATCCAGCTGATCACCTTTATCCGGACGAAGAGAAAAGTACAGGAGGAAATGAGTTAA
- a CDS encoding TIGR00375 family protein, which translates to MKKIYADLHIHIGRTFTGRAVKITGAKTLTLDRILIEASEHKGIELLGIIDCHSPEVILELEEGISSGTYRELDGGGIRYRSTTLLLGSELEIYDEACSGPIHVLVFMPTLAEMKRFSNWLSSRLKNIHLSSQRIYETGLNLQKKVKELGGLFIPAHIFTPHKSLYGKGVASSLTEVFDPSMIDAVELGLSCDTDMASHVSELNQYPFLTNSDAHSLAKIGREYNELYVQSADFIEFTLALKVQGDRKITANYGLDPLLGKYYQTACEACGEPAVSGETVCANCGNAKFTKGVSERLRELSDQTEVRVSRPRYVHQIPLQFVPSVGPKTLDKLKKAFGTEMAVLHEAAEEDLARVVPPKTAALIVKARSGKLELKAGGGGTYGKIKP; encoded by the coding sequence ATGAAAAAGATTTACGCGGATTTGCACATTCATATCGGCCGGACCTTTACAGGAAGGGCTGTCAAAATAACAGGCGCCAAAACACTTACGCTGGACCGAATTTTGATAGAAGCCAGTGAGCATAAAGGGATAGAACTTCTTGGCATTATCGACTGCCATTCTCCGGAAGTCATTTTGGAGCTAGAAGAAGGCATTTCATCAGGAACATATCGCGAGCTTGATGGCGGGGGGATTCGGTACCGCAGCACGACTCTTTTATTAGGAAGCGAGCTGGAGATTTATGACGAAGCCTGCAGCGGGCCGATCCATGTCCTCGTGTTTATGCCAACGCTTGCTGAAATGAAGCGGTTTTCAAACTGGCTGTCATCGCGGCTGAAAAACATTCATTTAAGCTCACAGCGGATTTATGAAACGGGCTTGAACCTGCAAAAAAAAGTGAAGGAATTGGGCGGACTGTTTATCCCCGCCCATATCTTTACACCGCATAAAAGCTTATATGGAAAAGGGGTTGCATCAAGCCTAACCGAGGTTTTTGATCCCTCTATGATAGATGCGGTGGAACTAGGATTAAGCTGTGATACAGACATGGCTTCACATGTATCTGAATTGAATCAGTATCCTTTTTTAACAAATTCTGATGCGCATTCGTTAGCGAAAATCGGCAGAGAATATAATGAACTATATGTGCAGTCAGCTGATTTTATCGAATTTACTCTTGCATTAAAGGTGCAGGGTGACAGGAAAATTACCGCAAATTATGGCTTGGATCCGTTATTGGGAAAATATTATCAGACAGCTTGCGAAGCATGCGGAGAACCTGCTGTGAGCGGGGAAACGGTGTGCGCGAATTGCGGAAATGCCAAGTTTACAAAGGGAGTTAGCGAAAGATTGCGTGAATTGAGTGATCAGACTGAAGTTCGCGTCTCGCGTCCAAGATATGTTCATCAGATCCCGCTGCAATTTGTTCCGAGTGTCGGTCCGAAAACGCTGGACAAACTAAAAAAAGCCTTCGGAACAGAAATGGCTGTTCTTCATGAGGCGGCAGAAGAAGATTTGGCTCGCGTTGTCCCGCCGAAAACCGCGGCGTTGATTGTAAAAGCGAGATCCGGAAAGCTGGAATTAAAAGCCGGAGGAGGAGGAACCTACGGTAAAATTAAACCGTGA
- the nudF gene encoding ADP-ribose pyrophosphatase, whose protein sequence is MKSLEEKTIAKEQIFSGKVIDLYVEDVELPNGKASKREIVKHPGAVAILAVTAEGKIIMVKQFRKPLERTIVEIPAGKLEKGEEPEYTALRELEEETGYTAKKLTKITAFYTSPGFADEIVHVFLAEELSVLEEKRELDEDEFVEVMEVTLEDAQKLVESREVYDAKTAYAIQYLQLKEALQAQK, encoded by the coding sequence ATGAAATCATTAGAAGAAAAAACAATTGCTAAAGAACAGATCTTTTCAGGTAAAGTCATTGATCTATATGTAGAGGATGTGGAGTTGCCAAACGGCAAAGCGAGTAAACGTGAAATTGTGAAACACCCTGGGGCTGTAGCGATATTAGCTGTAACAGCTGAAGGGAAAATCATCATGGTCAAACAATTCCGCAAGCCGCTTGAGCGGACGATCGTTGAAATTCCGGCCGGAAAGCTTGAAAAAGGGGAGGAGCCGGAGTATACGGCACTTCGGGAGCTTGAAGAGGAAACGGGTTATACAGCGAAAAAGCTGACAAAAATCACTGCGTTTTATACATCGCCCGGCTTTGCTGATGAAATCGTTCATGTGTTTCTTGCTGAAGAGCTTTCTGTTCTCGAAGAAAAACGGGAGCTTGATGAGGACGAGTTTGTTGAAGTGATGGAGGTGACGCTTGAAGATGCGCAGAAGCTGGTTGAATCGCGTGAAGTATATGATGCTAAGACAGCCTATGCGATTCAGTATCTTCAGCTGAAAGAAGCGCTACAAGCACAAAAATGA
- the mciZ gene encoding Z-ring formation inhibitor MciZ: MKVHRMPKGVVLVGKAWEIRAKLKEYGRTFQYVKDWVSKP; this comes from the coding sequence GTGAAAGTGCATCGCATGCCAAAAGGTGTTGTCTTAGTCGGAAAAGCATGGGAGATTCGGGCGAAATTAAAGGAATACGGGCGCACATTCCAATATGTGAAAGATTGGGTCTCTAAGCCGTAA
- a CDS encoding aldo/keto reductase — MRKRKLGTSDLEISEAGLGCMSLGTEKNKALSILDEAIELGINYLDTADLYDRGRNEEIVGDAIQNRRQDIILATKAGNRWDDDSEGWYWDPSKAYIKEAVKKSLARLKTDYIDLYQLHGGTIEDNIDETIEAFEELKQEGVIRYYGISSIRPNVIKEYVKKSNIISIMMQFSLFDRRPEEWLPLLEEHQISVVTRGPVAKGLLTEKPLEQAADSIKQNGYLSYSFEELTNARKAIEDVASDLSMTEKSLQYLLAQPAVASVITGASKIEQLRENIHAANARRLSEEEVKALQSHTKQDVYEAHRS, encoded by the coding sequence ATGAGAAAGCGCAAACTGGGTACATCTGATTTAGAAATAAGCGAAGCCGGACTCGGCTGTATGTCTCTTGGTACTGAAAAAAACAAAGCTTTGTCTATCTTGGATGAAGCCATCGAGCTTGGCATCAACTATTTGGACACAGCGGATTTGTATGACCGCGGACGCAACGAAGAAATCGTCGGTGATGCGATCCAAAACAGACGCCAGGATATTATTTTGGCAACGAAAGCGGGAAACCGCTGGGATGACGACAGCGAAGGCTGGTATTGGGACCCATCAAAAGCTTACATAAAAGAAGCCGTGAAAAAGAGCCTTGCACGGCTGAAAACAGATTATATTGATCTCTATCAGCTTCACGGCGGCACGATAGAGGACAACATTGATGAAACGATCGAAGCGTTTGAAGAATTAAAGCAAGAAGGTGTCATCCGTTACTATGGCATTTCTTCCATTCGCCCGAATGTCATAAAAGAATATGTAAAAAAATCAAACATCATCAGTATTATGATGCAGTTCAGCCTGTTTGACAGACGCCCCGAGGAATGGCTTCCGCTTTTAGAGGAACATCAAATCAGCGTAGTCACCAGAGGTCCGGTTGCCAAAGGGCTCTTGACAGAAAAACCGCTTGAACAAGCAGCGGACAGCATCAAACAAAACGGGTACTTGTCTTATTCCTTTGAGGAATTGACAAATGCCCGCAAGGCAATAGAGGATGTTGCTTCCGATCTTTCCATGACAGAAAAGTCGCTGCAGTATCTGTTAGCACAGCCGGCTGTCGCTTCAGTGATTACAGGCGCGAGTAAGATTGAGCAGTTACGGGAAAACATTCACGCTGCAAACGCACGGCGTTTAAGCGAAGAGGAAGTCAAAGCGCTCCAATCTCATACGAAACAAGACGTTTACGAAGCTCACCGCTCATAA
- a CDS encoding YqkE family protein: MKKQKSADKHQLKDGLQTDIKAKLMEMKSQLKEEDEKRQEREKAEQLRKKKEIEKNKSFEELLDESQMDWHQYK, from the coding sequence ATGAAAAAACAAAAATCCGCTGACAAACACCAATTAAAAGACGGCCTTCAAACCGACATCAAAGCAAAGCTTATGGAGATGAAGAGTCAGTTGAAGGAAGAGGACGAAAAGAGGCAGGAAAGAGAAAAAGCAGAACAGCTCAGAAAGAAAAAAGAGATCGAAAAAAATAAAAGCTTTGAAGAGCTCCTTGATGAAAGCCAAATGGATTGGCATCAATATAAATAA